A window from Salvelinus sp. IW2-2015 linkage group LG5, ASM291031v2, whole genome shotgun sequence encodes these proteins:
- the LOC111963650 gene encoding glutamine synthetase-like has translation MVTLMAGPKMDSQVPKVHTTVGLVQTISMAGTLWSVTKRHVSILGSGSVAPMLRSCRLRHIEQAIEKLSKQHAEHIRVYDPRGGQDNIRCLTGFHETSITRDFYARVANRGASIWIQR, from the exons ATGGTCACCCTTATGGCTGGCCCCAAAATGGATTCCCAGGTCCCCAAG gtccATACTACTGTGGGGTTGGTGCAGACAATATCTATGGCAGGGACATTGTGGAGTGTCACTAAAAGGCATGTCTCTATTCTGGGCTCAGGATCTGTGGCACCAATGTTGAGGTCATGCCGGCTCAG ACATATTGAGCAGGCCATTGAGAAGCTGAGCAAGCAACACGCCGAGCACATCCGTGTGTACGACCCTCGCGGAGGCCAGGACAATATCAGATGCCTCACAGGATTCCATGAAACCTCCATCACCCGCGACTTCTATGCCAGGGTGGCCAACCGCGGGGCCAGCATCTGGATCCAACGCTAG